A window from Streptomyces sp. NBC_00299 encodes these proteins:
- a CDS encoding GNAT family N-acetyltransferase, translated as MIRAATVNDVATIRAMIRELAEYERAIEQVRATEEQLREALFGEHPAAFVLIAEDDETGEAVGFALWFPLFSTWTGTRGMHLEDLYVRPPARGGGHGKALLASLAAICERRGYERFEWWVLAWNEPTIDFYKSLGVEFLDEWRICRLSGEPLRDLAARVPAVLHRPSAS; from the coding sequence ATGATCCGTGCCGCCACCGTGAACGACGTCGCGACGATCCGCGCGATGATCCGTGAACTCGCCGAATACGAACGGGCCATTGAGCAGGTTCGGGCGACCGAGGAGCAGCTTCGCGAGGCGCTGTTCGGAGAGCATCCCGCCGCCTTCGTACTGATCGCCGAGGACGACGAAACGGGTGAGGCCGTCGGGTTTGCCCTGTGGTTCCCGCTTTTCTCGACGTGGACCGGTACGCGCGGCATGCACCTGGAGGATCTCTACGTACGTCCGCCCGCCCGTGGCGGTGGACACGGCAAGGCTCTGCTCGCCTCGCTGGCAGCGATCTGTGAACGCAGAGGCTACGAGCGCTTCGAATGGTGGGTCCTTGCCTGGAACGAGCCGACGATCGACTTCTACAAGTCCCTCGGCGTGGAGTTCCTGGACGAGTGGAGGATTTGCCGGCTGAGCGGTGAGCCCCTGAGGGACCTCGCTGCCCGGGTCCCGGC